A single window of Mangifera indica cultivar Alphonso chromosome 18, CATAS_Mindica_2.1, whole genome shotgun sequence DNA harbors:
- the LOC123201402 gene encoding WRKY transcription factor 44-like, translating into MDVKEAERVVIAKPVPSRPICSTFGTFSELLAGAINAAPPSVCPETTVVPIRPKTVRFKPMANPVPSNQAEPSRTAICNSSAKASKSDSTTSTVVYKPLAKLVSKATFSLLANMGNFNYTSRQQMQQSVEGHVQHPSQDKGIFRSQANSNLNLIMPPHNEADQTIESSKIASHKLEEDPKALSAIAGDRPSYDGYNWRKYGQKVVKGSEYPRSYYKCTHPNCPVKKKVERSFDGQIAEIVYKGEHNHPKPQPPKRSSSGTQGLGLVSDGTGQDANNPVWNSNLNERNEGAEGRVENQNEVGLLAHSTYQGKAPLPYEPIVTPANNAGAGTSDNSCGLSVECDEGKKGLEGEEAEPRNKKRKSENQSNEAGISEEGLQEPRIVVQSSIDSEILSDGFRWRKYGQKVVKGNSYPRSYYRCTNLKCNVRKHVERALDDPRAFITTYEGKHNHDMPLKNTNPVASESDTPAPTSKEKP; encoded by the exons ATGGATGTCAAAGAAGCAGAACGAGTAGTTATTGCTAAACCAGTTCCTTCAAGGCCTATTTGTTCCACTTTTGGGACTTTCTCAGAGCTCCTAGCAGGTGCCATTAATGCTGCACCACCTAGTGTATGCCCTGAAACTACAGTTGTTCCCATTCGACCAAAGACAGTGAGGTTTAAGCCAATGGCGAATCCTGTCCCATCAAATCAGGCTGAGCCGTCTAGAACAGCTATATGTAATTCATCTGCCAAAGCTTCAAAATCAGATAGTACGACATCCACTGTGGTTTATAAGCCACTGGCAAAGCTTGTATCAAAggcaactttttctctcttggCTAATATG GGAAACTTTAATTATACTAGCAGACAACAAATGCAGCAATCAGTTGAGGGTCATGTTCAACATCCAAGTCAAGATAAAGGCATTTTTAGATCCCAAGCTAACTCAAACCTTAACCTGATTATGCCGCCACATAACGAAGCCGATCAAACAATTGAATCCTCAAAGATAGCATCTCACAAATTGGAGGAGGATCCAAAAGCCTTATCAGCTATAGCTGGGGATCGACCTTCATATGACGGCTATAATTGGAGGAAATATGGGCAAAAAGTGGTCAAAGGAAGTGAGTATCCACGAAGTTATTACAAGTGCACACACCCAAACTGTCCTGTGAAGAAGAAGGTTGAAAGGTCATTTGATGGGCAAATTGCTGAAATTGTGTACAAGGGTGAACACAATCATCCAAAGCCTCAGCCTCCTAAGCGGAGCTCATCGGGGACACAAGGGCTAGGATTAGTATCTGATGGCACTGGTCAGGATGCTAACAATCCAGTATGGAATAGTAATCTGAATGAAAGAAATGAAGGTGCAGAAGGCAGAGTAGAAAATCAGAATGAAGTAGGTTTATTGGCACATTCGACTTATCAAGGCAAAGCTCCTCTACCATATGAGCCTATTGTGACACCAGCAAACAATGCAGGTGCTGGAACCTCCGATAATTCTTGTGGCCTTAGTGTGGAATGCGATGAAGGCAAGAAGGGACTGGAGGGGGAGGAGGCTGAACCCAGAAATAAGAAAAG AAAAAGTGAGAATCAGTCAAATGAAGCTGGCATATCAGAGGAGGGCCTACAAGAGCCCCGCATTGTGGTGCAAAGTTCTATAGATTCTGAGATTTTGAGTGATGGCTTTCGCTGGAGAAAATATGGCCAGAAGGTTGTGAAGGGAAATTCTTATCCCAG GAGTTACTATAGATGTACAAATCTTAAGTGCAATGTGAGGAAGCACGTAGAACGAGCATTGGATGATCCAAGAGCTTTTATAACTACATATGAGGGAAAGCATAATCATGACATGCCTCTAAAGAACACAAATCCAGTGGCCTCTGAATCAGATACACCGGCTCCTACCAGCAAAGAAAAGCCCTGA